From Cryptococcus neoformans var. grubii H99 chromosome 6, complete sequence:
GTAATGAATCAAATTTATACTCTTGACTTGCATCTAATTTCAGGTTATATGTGAGTAATGCTCAATATCTGGAGCGTTAGAATTCTCCTGATGGTTTATTGCTAGTTGTACGCCCCGTTTGACACGAGAAAATGATGTTATGATGTGTATAGTGTGATAACATGAATCGGTCCATGGATACTTAATGATTCTGCATCAGACTGTTCATGATATTCAAGGCACATCATGCTCGCATACATGCTTCAGACCAGCGTCAATCTGCCACTCAATGCTGGGAGGTTTTCGTCTTCTCAAAATCCCATACTCCTCTcgaccttcctccttcttacTGTTATTCCCTGGTTGCCACCTCCAAGCTGAAACAATGCCATTGTAACCAAGAGAAAAAGTGCTTACTCAAGCATCTGAAGAACGTTCACCATTAGGGTacggaaaaaagaaggcggAGAGGATGACGGAAGGGGTCAGTATCTAGGGAAAAGCAGTATCGTCATCGACTCGAAGAACCGGATCGTACATGAAAAGACGGGGAGAAAGAGCGATGAGAAGGGGGGTCGAAAATGGGGCCATATGCGACTGCAGGGCCTCGCTAACAGGGAGTCTCGTGAGATAGAGATAGCGGCTTGTTCCGAGCTTCATCCCCAACAGACGCCGCAGCAATTTTCTCCGGGTCTTCCCACTTTAACCGTTCACTAGCCACTTCCGCCAACTCCGCTGCATGTGCTGCAGCAGCCTTTCCCACCGGAATGGGGATGTACTGATACGTCGATGTTAGGATTTCGGCAACTTTGTTGAACTTGCTAGAAGAGACGACGAGCGTATTGCAGGGTTGGTTCTCTGTCTAGAAATCAAGGCCCATACGTAACCTGTTGGATTTTAGGCTATCTATGATGCAAATAAAGAAAGAGAATAATAATTAGTCTCGTAAAGAAGTATAAAATTGTCTGATCAACTAGCCCAATCCTTGCTCGCTTTTCTTGAAACCTTTTCCTGAGCCTCCGCCACATTACACGTACTCGACTACAAGCGAACAACAACACGATATAAAGTATGGAATGTTCCTTTGTTGTGCAAtgtcatttttttttatttggTTTGCATTCATCACCAATCCAGGTGCCAAGCCACACGAATATTTGACTATCTGTCTTTGACCTAACTGGGCGCGTGCGAAATTTAGGAAAACTTGGCATAAGGCATATTAAAAAAACTACATATCGTTTGGTATCTATTGGTCTTTATTATCAACAACATGAAgggatgaaagatgaagaggtggtCATGATAACAATGATGATGCTCACAGTTacaaaggaggagagataGAAGCAGAGAGCCGACTGTCATATCTCTGGCCGGCATTGAGAACTCTTTTTCATGAATTATGAAGGGGGGATATTTCAGGACAGTCGACGTTTCTTGCGCCTTGCGTGTAGATATATTCCAGAGAACAGTAGCATTATTGTTATCTGTAAACTGGTGCTACCCGCAGCCCTCCGCCTCTGCCAACTGCGAAATGCATTTTGAACCAATTGCAATCTGCTGTTAGTTTGAATGAGAGATTACAGTTCCCTGTATTCGTTCCTGCAAGAACGCAAGGCATAATAGTAAGCTAACGAATGGGGCGGTATCTGATCCGCTGAACGGCTGTACCTGAGTAGAAGGCGGAAGTGGAACGAGATAAGACGAGACGGTGATCCGCGTATATAATTTTCGTCGGTCGGGTTTCTTTGTCACTTTTTAGCCGACTTAAAGAGCGGCTCATTTCCCGAAAAGCCAATTTAAAACTCGCCGGACCTCCTCAGGCGCCCCTTTGGACTTGGTATCGCCTTCCAATGGCAGCGAAGGGTCGGGAGAATCGGGAAAGAACGAATCCGACAATTAGCTAGCTCGCCAAAATATTCTTCAAGTTATACGAGGAGATTCAACACGAAAAGCCGAGGTCTTCTGTTGACGGACAGATACGATAACCACGAGAGATAAGGGTGTGAACGGGCCTCAAACAAGATTGGGTGGGGGAGAAAGCATATACATATTACAGGACAGTCTCCTGTGTAAACGACCACCCAATCCCAACTTCTGTAACCTGACAACCTCTAACAGTCGTCTTCTGATTGAAAAGAAACAAGAGGCAAGCCAATATTAGAGGTATATTTACCCAATGAGTTCATTGAGCAAATTCCAGATCAAACTGGAGACGATATTCTGGGGAAAGCCTCCTGCAGACCCAAAAGAACGTAAGCTTTTGCTGAAATTGGATCTGGTTATCTTGACCTATGTCTGCTTGTCTTGTGAGCCTTTTCTACGTGCAATGGAGATAGCGACTGATACCAGGCCTTCCCAGATTTCTGTAACTGTGAGTGGGACGAGCCGATTCACTGAAGCCTTCGTGCCACTGCTTATCGGGAGCCATACCAGATCTGGACAGGGCGAATCTTGCCAATGCGGTACGCCACAAGTTGAAGTACTGTTAATATAGACTGACAAACACATGTAGTACACTACTGGCATGAGAGAAGATGTGGGCTGTGAGTGCTGAGTCCGTGACACAGAGGGACATAATCATGATTGACAATTCTGCAGTCATAGGTAACGACTACACCTACGCGAATTCCATGTTCACGGCTGGCTACATTATTGGTCAATGGCCCTCTGCGctcattctctcctctGGTCGCATTTCTCCAAGATTCTGGTTCCCTTTTTGCATGGTAGCATGGGGTCTGTGTACTTTAGGTTTGGCCTGTAAGTGTCCATCCCAATTCGGGCCAAACAAGCACTGAAATCAGCAGGGGTCAAAACTCCTCATCAGGTTTGGGGCATTAGATTTGTGCAAGCATTGTTTGAAGCATCCACATTCAGTGGTACCCATGTATGTGCTTTTCCCATATAAGCGCATGGGGCAACCGGCTCATCTATGCAGTATATTCTTGGCTCCTGGTATAAAAACGGGGAGCTGGGTAAGCGTTCCGCCGTCGTGAGCCCTATTCCTCATGAATACGTTTCCTCATCTAATAATCATTAGTTCGCAACTGCTGCTCAATGTGGCACCTTGTTTTCTGGCATTATGCAAGGTGCGATCATGACCGATCTGGATGGCAAAAACGGGTTCAAAGGTTGGCAATGGCTGTATATTATCGACTTCATTATTACTATTCCAATTGGTAAGTAGACACTTTACGGTGCGCCCACTGCATGCTGACATCTGTGTAAGCTATCTACGGTTTTTTGATGTTCCCTGGTACCCCCCAAACTACTAAGGCTTGTTAGTGCAGTTGCACCATTATTCAACGGGATGAACTAACCTGGCAATGCAGTCTGGCttactgaagaagaacgagaaCTCTGTGTTCAACGTTTACCTCCGGCTGAACATCATAAAATGACTCTTAAGTCCTTGGGCAAATCCATCAAGAGGCTTGTTACCACGTGGAGGTGGTACTTATTCACTCTCCTATTTACCGTATCTGCCACAGCATTCGAGAAGGTCGGGGTATACACGGAGTTCAACTTGTGGCTCAGGGCTGCTGGATACAACGCTAGCCAGAGTAGGTCACCCTTTTCATGGTAACAGTAATTTGAGCATTAACCGAAAATAGTTTCTTACTATCCTTCTATCTTTACTGCAACTGCCATTGTGTCCACCTATTTCCTCACTGTTATCTCCGATGTTACCCGCAATCgtttcatcatcaaccCTATCATGTATCTGGCCGTCTTCGTCTCATCGGTGATGCTGCTTAACTGGGACCATCTCAACAAAGGTGCTCATTGGTTTGCCTACATCATCGGAGGCTTTGGCTACGCGGGGCAAGCAAGCAATTTTGCTTGGGCGAATGAAATGTGTAGGGATGACGATGTGGTGAGGTCGTTGACTCTGTTTTCCATGAACTGTAAGCATATCCAAGTTCGATCCTTGGCTCGGCTGATTCGCATATTAGTGT
This genomic window contains:
- a CDS encoding MFS transporter, ACS family, pantothenate transporter, which codes for MSSLSKFQIKLETIFWGKPPADPKERKLLLKLDLVILTYVCLSYFCNYLDRANLANAYTTGMREDVGFIGNDYTYANSMFTAGYIIGQWPSALILSSGRISPRFWFPFCMVAWGLCTLGLAWVKTPHQVWGIRFVQALFEASTFSGTHYILGSWYKNGELGKRSAVFATAAQCGTLFSGIMQGAIMTDLDGKNGFKGWQWLYIIDFIITIPIAIYGFLMFPGTPQTTKAFWLTEEERELCVQRLPPAEHHKMTLKSLGKSIKRLVTTWRWYLFTLLFTVSATAFEKVGVYTEFNLWLRAAGYNASQISYYPSIFTATAIVSTYFLTVISDVTRNRFIINPIMYLAVFVSSVMLLNWDHLNKGAHWFAYIIGGFGYAGQASNFAWANEMCRDDDVVRSLTLFSMNLFSSVWNLWYQIVAWPVVEAPRFRNGQIATLVTGAASVGIAVAIVYCSKKWPPAIANAELDHERESVAEGEKSTSKDEEAGVSVEGVAH